The following DNA comes from Nicotiana sylvestris chromosome 10, ASM39365v2, whole genome shotgun sequence.
gcgatgcctgaGGAAAGCAAACATTCGCTAACGCGAAGGTgtgatcgcgaacgcgatgaagaaactGGGCGTGAATTGGGCAGTTCTGGAATTTCACATTTTtgaccccaaaccctttaatacccAAATCAGCTCATTTGTAAGGGATCTTTGGCAGATCTTTGTCTTATTTTCAGTTCCATAGACTATAGAAGAACAAGTCTTGAAGttagggtttgcacacacacttgggttttgaagatttcaagcttgtggttaaggatttcttacccatttatgtttatttcttcatttccttgcttgtattgaatatttaagtgtgtagtatttatatccaacacttgaatcttgtttatggaaatattcatagtTAAAGtatggattaaataccttgttgtgcttatgtattgaatgatttttattcttttatgaagtgagtcattgtttctttaattattcttgttcttttatttacaaagggattagctaaccctaggactctcCCATTAACTCCGaactaattttggaaaagataatttggggttggaaaagattaattaacaaaaacttgaggcgttaacccttattttatagattctatctagggataggattgaactacttgtaaccattccgggtgtgcttaatctgtTAATTGggttagggataattcaattaggaagtcttgttagtcttcggaagaagctaattaagaatttttattcgtggctaattaacataaactcgctcatagttgtaaaatcatgaaatacattggatcgttacttgagtgtaattcccgatgcatccatacttgtatccattgatcattttactcgctttctaggttagtttacattacGGCATTTGGATATAAATATTTTCTATACCAaaatctaagtgtttggcattgcgcgttaagtgataattctcttacattcctaatcgcctacacattattctctgtgggattcaaccccgactcatagttgggtaaattatattgcatgcaatcgtgtccatttactttttagtagtggatttggacgtcatcaggTGACAAATTTAGGCAGTGGACAATTTCAGAGTTAAGGAACATTATAGCTGTTAAgtcttataggcataatttctacatGATTCTAACTTCCAGCAGTGTATAGGCAGTGTTACAACTTTAGTTTAACAGATTTGTAGATTACAGGTCTtacaaccctataggcatgatatctaaattatTCGCAAAATGAGGCGGTAAGACAGCTTTGAGAGCCCAGAATTAGCATTGTTGATTTCGTAATCGATTTCTTATGCGAGTGACAATATCCTATAGGTAGGATTTTTAACCATTGACAATTAGACTTGAATTTATAACACGTTATCCCTATATTCATGTCATCTAGGTGAGGCAGTATAAAAGTAACAGAAAGTAGCTGATTAATTATTTAAAGCCCTATAGTCCTGGTATCTAGATGAGTATTATCAAAGGCATGCATTATTGTATCATATAGCCATGTTGTCCAATAGTTAAGCAAGGTGTTTTGATAGAATATATGGGTCCACCAATTTCTATAGAGACCAGGTTCTCTATTATGTTCGACAGTACACACACACAGAACAGAAGTTAAATGATAGgaggaattttacgtggaaaacttcCAGCTCAATGGGATTAAAAACTACGACCTACCCttataggatttcaacttcactactgagcaactttGAGATTACAACCTAGGAATTAAATTCTTACCAATGTCTAGAACAAACAAAAAACAACTACCAGAAATAAAAAAACATCACCAAAAAATAACTTAAGAAGATAGACATTGGAAACTGGACACTAAGGGGACATTCTTTAAAGGACACTAGATGAAGGGGCTTGGAAGAGGAAACAAGAGTTTAAAGGACAAGATCCATGCTATCATTCGCAGACATTTGCTCATTGAGTATTCTTTCTTTCAGGTCCTCCACCTGTTTCCTTAGTTCAGCATTCTCCTTTGTTAGGCATGCGATCTCTGTGCTGTGAGAACCACTAGAACCAGGTACCTCTTGCAACTGACTGAGCTGACTCTCAAGAATCGTGTTCCTAGCCGTCAACTTCCGGATCTCCTATGTGGCACTATTTTGAGAATTTATCAGTTGAGAGACTGTGGAAGTGCTTCCAACTCCTCCGACTTTGTCAATACACTCACACTCCTCCAGAGTAGTTTTTGAAAATGATTGCTTTTTGGTGCCCACTTTGGCCTGTCCCAAAGTTACTTTGAAAAACTCAAAGACCTTTGTGAGAAGGAATCCATAAGGCAGTCCAGGATTCCCATCTTTAAGGTTCTCTACCTTCTACATATGCTCAATCATTATGGCAGGCAAATTGATGAAGGAAAAATTATCCAAGGGTTCCATAAGGAATATGTCAGCTTTGGATGTAACAAATCTTCTTTCAGCGCGGGGAACTAATACCTTGTTAACCATCTCAAATAGCAGCTGATAAACTGGAAGGAGTGCCTTCTTATGCACCTGTTCCCCATGTTGTACTGCCTTGTCCTTGATAATGGCATTTCGGAAGTTTGGTGTGCAGGCACCCTGAACAGATGACACTCCTTCGGTAGGAACACCCAGAATTGACCCCAATAGGGAAGAGTCCATCACTATGTCCACCCCATTTACCAATACATAGATTTGATCACTATCTATTGTGAAGAGGCTGGTGTAGAAACTTCGCACCTCGTCCTCATACACTATAGAGCCTCACTTGTAAACAAATTGGTCCACTGTTGAGAATCATAAATATCCACTAATTGTCTCATTCCATCACTCTCTAGAATGTCAGAGGCAAATGTGCGGCCCTACAGCACTTTCCGATTCCCCAACTTCCTTTTCTCAGACCTCAGAGTTCCACTCACTTTTCCTTTCTTGATGGAACTAggttcctcatcatcatcatccctCTTTCTTTTCACTGACTTGCCACCAGACTTTTCCTTCTCCGCTGACTTGTTCTGTCTATATTCACCAGATTTTTCCACTTCTTCCTCATCAGACTTGTCACCACACTCCTTCACTGTCTTACCACGCTTCTTCATTGTCTTGTCACCGGAATAGTTTACCAACTTTTCACTAGAACCAGCAATAACACTCTTGGATGAACTCTCAGCACCCTTAGAGGTGTGCCTTTCGGATTAAGAGATAAAGTGTTTCTTCCTTGAAGACTTACGGGTCAGGGAACTATATTTCTCTTTAGTTTCCTCATCCACATCCACTACAGGAACATCCTCTACGTGTACAACTTTTCCATCTTTGACCAACCTTCTCCTTCTCCGACTCCTTTTACTCTTGTTGAGGGAAAACTCTAGAGCCTCCTTTCGCTGCAACCGTGTAGTAGTTCGCTTAGGAGGTGGCTCTGAAGTTACCACTGGCTTAGTCCTAGCCCTAATAAAACTAGCATAAACCAAATCATCTGCGTTTTATTCACTGTCAAGATTCGTCTCAGGCACCACCATATTCAAAGGCTCAGCATCGAAGTGGGGAGAGGGACCAGGATCATTATTGACCTGGAGAAATGACTCCTGACTTGGATCCCCCATGGAGGGATCAGGTTCATCATTTGGGACCCCAGTAACATCATCTTGTGTCGGTTGTTCAAATGGCAAAATTTCTCCCTCTTCTTCTGTCTCTTCCTCCTGAGGCTCAGACCCTCCTACACATTCCTCTATAATGACCCCTTCAGATGCAATGGAAAACATATTCTCTATTCCCTTCTTTTCTTGTGTTTCCTTGGCAATTTCAATAGACGAATGAGTGTTATCTACATAGTCACAACTTATCATAGTGATCTCAGTCTCTTCATGACTAATCACCAGATCTTCATTCAAGTGCTCAGCCATGGATAGAGTTTAAGGTTCCTAAATGAGGTTCCCTTGCTTACCCTGTTAACTTTGTTTGACTAGTGAGACTGGAGGAGGACAGACATTCTCAGACTTGCTCAGATGATGAGTGGACTTGAAGTGGGTAGGAGAGGGAGTGGAGTGTGGAGGAGACTCTTCTATAGGGTTTGGACTAGTGACTGTGTTGGGAGAGAGGTTCACTGCTGAACTACTGACTGGTGAGGACTTAATCACAGTGTTGTCAGGCATACTGAAGGTTGCTTGATTTTCAGACATGATGAGATTATTCTTGAAGGACTATGGATTTGAGAAGAGAGAAGAGGAACAGGGAATTTTGAGTTTGGAAGAGAAAGGGTTGTGATGTTGATTTAATTATGATGAGGGACCTATTCTAAAACGGCAACACCCTTTTGCTTGGGAGATGTATCGTTTAGAAAAGGAGTGACGTTTGGGTTGTGACGTATTGGTTGAAGAGACACGGCTCTAAAGAGATTGTCATGCTGATGATGATGTGGCATTGTTTTTTGTTCATTTTAAATtgtctatgaaaggaaaaagaagctactaaccTGCGTTAGAGAACTAGGTTCCTGATAGGTCTGGCAAGTGAGTTTTATCCCCTTATTCATCATGCACTACAGCATCTACTTCTGCAGTCATCATGCATGTCTACCTGTAACGGTATAGATGTGAGTAAGACATAGCCAGAAAATACATTAAATAGATTTTACCTAACTATGACTTTCATAAACAATAATAAGGAACCAGATTCTCAGTTGGTTTTATCATCCCCCAATGCAAGGCGATCTTTCTCAGAATGCTTTCTTCCCAGGGCTTTTGGTGAAGATGTCTGCAACTTGATCTTCAACAGTCACTATATTTGGCCCTCTTGAGTTAGACTCAAGTTCTTCCGATTTGTTTCTTGGTCCACAGCACTTTGTTGATTGGTCCACAGCAGGATGTTAATTATATATATTCTACTTCAGCTGTTGAGAGTGCCATTGAATTCTACTTTCTTGAGCCTCATGAGACAAGATAGGAACTCAGAGACTATCCTAATTCAGGCGAGCTTTTCCTGTCCATTACTCAGATGAGAATCCTTTGGATTTGACTGAAACTTTGCACAGAACCCAACTCTAATCACGATGTCTTGTCTACATGCAGTGAGATACAGGAGTGATTCAGTGATGTCTCTATGCAAAAGCCCTCTTTCCAATAGTTTGTTTTTCAGCTTCTGTTGTTGTAGACGCGTGACTCGGTTCCTTTCTAGAATCAATGGGCGTTCTCTACCTTGATcagtatttttgttctcttttaagACGGGTATGTCAGGAGGATTCCTCCATCTCTTCTACCATCAGATTTTCAAGGCTGACCCTTCCCATTATTGAGAACATAACAGTTATACCCAGATATCCTCAATTGAGTCAGCAGCTTTGGTCAAGATGTTTGTAAACCCTTCATCAATTAATATTGACCGTGCTCAATTTTTCAAAAGTCCTTTTCTTCTTTACAAAAACTCCATCTGAGGTGGTGTTCTTTGAGCTAAGTGGTTGAGTAGTTCTTCTTTGAGTATAGAATTCATCCACTTATGGCATTATCCAAACCTGTTCCATTATTTAATCTGATACAAGCCACGTTTGTTTCTATCGGTACCTGGATCTTCTTGACAAAAGCCACAGTTTCTTGAAAGATCTCATCCTTGGTTCTAAAGTGTTGTCTGCCCCTTTTTTGGCTAGAACAAAGATCTGACATGCTTTCCTTTTGCACTAGTATTGCACACTTTATGTTACTTGTTACTCAACTTGATTAGACCACGAACCAAGTTCTTCAGATCCAGTTTGTTTAGAAATATGCAACGTGCAATGCTCCAGACATTTGTCCCATGGTTCAGTATTGTCTTTAATAGCTTCCAACCAACTTATGTCTCCACTCTACAGAAGCTCAATCACAACAACATAAGTATTCATGTGTCTTTTTGCTACGGCATCACCTCTCCAGTCATAAGATTTGAGATTATGCATATCCTGGACAAGCATTCcaccttcaaattttcaactcCTAGAGCGTACTCCCTTTTTAGCCATTTTCAAAAGGGTACACTCTCTCCTTGCAAGGCTTTTTAGTGAAGGAAAATTGATTATATTTGAGCAGCCGATGTTCATGTGTCATTATTGGTTTCTTCCCTTTACTGCTCCCTGCACACGAaaatcaagggttagatttaggaacccaaacaagttcgGGTCCCTTGTTAAGAGAAAAAGGATGAATGAGTGCTCTCTTAGTCCAAGCAGGCAAAATGCGTTTCCTATTTGATGGTTTCCTATTTGACGGACCAAGTCCTCTATCAGTAGTTTCTCTCTCAGCAAAGACTTATTTATTTGATGAGACTGAACCCTGGCCATGCAATTTTCCTTGAGGTGCCCATTTTTGCCACAGTAGGTATATAGCTAATTGTGAGGTATAGTAACatacttgctatgagggttgtGAGGAATCTTttccctttgaaacccaatcCCCTACCTGTTTCCCCCAGAGTTAGTGTATATGGCAGTGATAGCAtccgaggaccaggtccacttaagagatttctcaagatcactCTTTACTTTCCCTAGTTCTTCCTGAAGCTATTTGTTTTTCTCAAGTTCAGCACACAGACTAGTCTTTACCAAGTTTAACTCATTTTTAAGCTTAATGTGTGCTTCATTTGCaacttccttttccttttcagAGTTTCAGGCCTATTTACTATTTTAAATTCCTCAATCATTTCTTTCAAgtctactaccaccactactaggTCATCTCTTTCTTGCTCAATAATAGCAACTCTCTCAGTCAAGATTTCATTTTCTTTACTTGCACACTCAATGGCTTCTTTTAAGTCCACCACAACCACCATTAAATCATCTCGTTCATATTCTATACTAGCAATTTTCTCTTCTAAggcatttttttctctttttcaggTTCTTTATTGTTTCTTTCAAATCAACTACAACGACTACTAAGTCATCTCTGGTTTGTTCAGTTTCCCCTAGTTCCATAGTTAAAGCATCTTTATCATTGGTCAGACCATGGTAAGCATCAATTAGAATATTTGCTAATGATATGAGCTTTTTAGGAGAGcaagatttcagatttctctgaacatccagaAAGTTTACCTCATCGTCGTCGTCATCAGATTGAGCCATTGGAGCAAAGATTGAATCATACTCATTTGTTTCATTTTCCACTGCCATCATTGAACTACCACCATTGAGCCATTGGAGCAAGAGCTTGCTTTACAACATTGTCAGCATCATTCTTCCTCTTGAAATGTTAGTTAGGAACCTAGTTCGTCTTGGCTGCTTTATCAAAGTTGTTATTATACTGATCTTGCTTTAAGAGGGGGCAATTATTGATGAAGTGTCCTGGATTGCCACATTTATGACATAGGTCATAGTTATTGGGCTTCCTAGAGCTTCCCCTTTTTGGAATGCCTCCATTCCTGCGAACCATCTTCTGGAACCTTTTCGTCAAGTAAGCCATGTccccatcttcaccacttgagTCATTGATATCCGTCTTGAGGACCAGATTCTTCTTCCTcttgggctctcttctttcattgtccttcttcttcttcatttcatatATTTTCAAGTTCCCAATAAGTTCATCCATGGTCAGTGTCTGCAAGTCCTTAGCATCTATAATGGCGTTaactttgctttcccaagaactgGGCAATACACTAAGGATTTTTCTGACAAGCTTGTTTCATGGAATACTTTCACCAAGAGAGTGAAGCTCATTGATGATGTAGGTGAATCGAGTATGCGTATCTTGGATGGATTCATCATCTTTCATTCAAAAGAGCTCATATTCTGTTGTGAGCATATCAATTTTGGATTGCTTCACATGAGTTATTCCCTCATGAGCTTTCTGAAGAGCCTCTCAGATCTCTTTTGCTGATTGACACACTGATATCTTATTATATTCATCAGGGCCAATACCTCacacaagaattttctttgctcaAAAATTCTTTTCTATGGCCTTTCTATCAGCGTCATTGAATTCTTTCCTCGTCTTGGGAATGGCTACAGCTGGATCACTAAGGTTCTTTGTAGGGACAAAGGTTCCATCACATATTACAGCCCATAACTCGGAGTCTTAAGCCATGATGAAGTCATGCATCCTAGCTTTCCACCACCCATAGTGTTAACCATTGAACCTATGAGGTCTGTATGTAAACTGGACTTCTTTGAAGTTTGGAGGAGCAGCCAcgaggatcctttctaggtgttaacctgatagaaagaacgcgctctgataccaattgatagaagATATGGGTCCACGAACTTTtatagagaatcaggttctctatCAGGTTCGGCGGTATACACACACAAAACAGAAGTTAAATGATATAAggaattttacgtgaaaaattcctagctcaacgggattaaaaaccacgacctacccttgtaggattgcaacttcactactgagcaacttttagattacaacctatgcaacctaggaattaaactcttaatccatcactaacttgtaacacacatattacaagccactttgaactaactctattacaaagactttaaaacttgactaactctagtcaagacTTAAACACACAGGTTTAAGGTTTACAAAGATGTTCCTATAAAGTGCTTCTAAATAATCTAGATAGGAATTACAATttgaagaactattacaaagttacaactcaactaagaacACACAATAACTCGATGTGGGACTGGTCCGTAGTtgctttgttctttgttcttgaggcACTTGAAACTTGCTAGCTTGAATGGTCACGTGAGTGAGCTTGAATGAAATCTCTAAGTGTTCAAGTGTGTTTGTTTTACCTCCCTTGAATGCatatatacatgtgtgacatTACTTACAATGATGCAAGCAAGGTAGGTACAAAGTTTTCCCTGAAAAGTTGACTGCAGCACTGTTCTGCACTATAGCATGTGCAGGCAGAAACTTTCCAGCTAGAGAGTTGACTTCGTACAGTCTCCTAAGGAACTGGTTGGGACCTGGTCCCTCAGCTATTCCTTCCACTATGAGAAGTTCAATCATATTTTCACGCTGAGTCCCAACCTGGAACCTTGTGATCTTGAGTTCTTGTAAATGtgtaataggttccttatctggttttggatagtaagtttgttagatcatcaaaacataaagtaaagtacttgtaATCTATCACGTTTGATTCCTATAAACATGTTGTCTAAAGCGTTGTAGATATGGAGACAAGTGTGGCAATTATTTAAGCTAGCATGTTTTGGATAATGTATAGGTACTTATACAAATTAAGTGAGGTGTGTGATTCCTGTAGTTATGACTTCTACTAGTGCGTAGAAATAGTGCATGTCAAACAAAATAGCAAACAAACCcaataggcatattttctactcCTTTATGCAAAAATAGAATACACCTGTTTTTCCAATTTCACTAACACcccaattatttgtttacaaattattacaggcacAAATAATGAGTACAAGTTCAAATATTACATAAAGAACAACTTCAAGCCTGAGAACAGGCCCAAACGAAAGTAACCCAGCATTGACTGAGCCTTTAACAGCCTCACTCTTCACAAAACCAGTAGACCCAAATCTCAGGCTTAGTAGAACAATCCAGTATTCCTGAATCCGGCACCCAGGTCCAACAACATATATAGCCTAATACCAGGGCCAAGATGTATGACGTACTTAACCCCAACTGATCCCAGACTTAACCATGCAAG
Coding sequences within:
- the LOC138879983 gene encoding uncharacterized protein, with amino-acid sequence MAEHLNEDLVISHEETEITMISCDYVDNTHSSIEIAKETQEKKGIENMFSIASEGVIIEECVGGSEPQEEETEEEGEILPFEQPTQDDVTGVPNDEPDPSMGDPSQESFLQVNNDPGPSPHFDAEPLNMVVPETNLDKPPPKRTTTRLQRKEALEFSLNKSKRSRRRRRHTSKGAESSSKSVIAGSSEKLVNYSGDKTMKKRGKTVKECGDKSDEEEVEKSGEYRQNKSAEKEKSGGKSVKRKRDDDDEEPSSIKKGKVSGTLRSEKRKLGNRKVL